One genomic segment of Fervidobacterium pennivorans includes these proteins:
- a CDS encoding M48 family metallopeptidase, producing the protein MLNSFVLLFLVVIILKVLWDITLELLNLRYSTNSNAKIPDVLKDKISEEDFEKAKRYLKDRVTLGVVMKITSLILTLVYVFFLFPFLEKLIASKGTFIVQSLLFFGIYALIDYLVELPFRVYSIFVVEQKYGFNTTTPKLFVKDQIIGIILGVIIGAPIISIMMWLLNRFRVWWWQLSILSFVFLLFFMIIQPLVIAPLFYKFSELDDEELKSKLRALLDKSGVKVPNIYKMDASKRTKKQNAYLTGIGKSRRLVLFDTILSYNHDEVLSVVGHELGHHVRKHIPKLLLINIVFISFVLYITNAVYRMILETKVFGVSQPYTVFAYSFLFVSSLMFFLEPILNYLSRKMEYEADEYSAKLLGTPEPLISSLKRLVKENLSNPNPMPLYKVWHYNHPAPEERIKRLMEMEVVGRNG; encoded by the coding sequence ATGTTGAATTCATTCGTTTTGCTATTTTTGGTTGTAATTATTCTCAAGGTATTGTGGGATATCACACTCGAGCTTTTAAACCTGCGATACTCCACAAATTCAAATGCGAAAATACCAGATGTGCTAAAAGACAAGATTTCCGAAGAAGATTTTGAAAAGGCAAAGAGATATCTCAAAGACAGAGTTACCCTCGGAGTGGTTATGAAAATTACTTCGCTTATTCTAACACTGGTTTACGTATTTTTCCTCTTCCCTTTTCTTGAAAAACTCATTGCGAGTAAGGGAACCTTCATAGTCCAGTCGCTGTTATTCTTTGGAATTTATGCTTTGATTGATTATTTAGTCGAACTGCCATTCAGGGTATATTCCATATTTGTCGTTGAACAAAAATACGGCTTCAATACAACAACTCCAAAATTGTTTGTAAAAGACCAAATAATTGGAATCATACTTGGTGTTATCATAGGTGCGCCCATAATTTCCATTATGATGTGGCTTTTGAACAGGTTTAGAGTCTGGTGGTGGCAACTTTCGATACTATCGTTCGTATTTTTGTTGTTTTTCATGATTATCCAACCGTTAGTTATAGCTCCTCTCTTTTACAAATTCTCCGAATTGGACGATGAAGAGCTAAAATCGAAATTACGGGCATTGTTGGATAAGTCTGGCGTTAAGGTCCCAAATATTTACAAAATGGATGCATCAAAACGAACAAAAAAACAAAATGCATATCTCACCGGTATTGGAAAGTCAAGACGACTTGTATTGTTCGATACGATTTTGAGCTACAATCATGATGAGGTCCTTTCCGTTGTTGGACACGAGCTTGGTCACCATGTGAGAAAGCATATACCGAAACTTTTGTTAATAAACATTGTATTCATATCATTTGTGCTTTACATTACAAATGCAGTCTACAGAATGATTCTTGAAACAAAAGTCTTTGGTGTCTCTCAGCCATACACGGTATTTGCTTATTCTTTTTTATTCGTTTCATCGTTGATGTTCTTCTTAGAACCAATTTTGAACTATCTTTCCCGGAAGATGGAATACGAGGCTGATGAATACTCTGCCAAACTGTTAGGCACTCCAGAACCTTTGATATCTTCTTTGAAGAGATTAGTAAAGGAAAATCTATCAAATCCCAACCCAATGCCACTTTACAAGGTCTGGCATTACAACCATCCAGCACCAGAGGAGAGGATTAAAAGGTTGATGGAGATGGAGGTAGTGGGTAGAAATGGCTAG
- a CDS encoding ABC transporter permease subunit yields the protein MEKNVKSRIKLILLSNIVPIVFFVLTLGAVIAAKIPPLFLISEVVRRLSRNTFLVLALIIPVIAGLGLNFAIVLGAMAAQAALFFVVDWNITGVKGVLLSMVIASLMSIFLGWLVGITLNRAKGREMITSMILGFFANGVYQLIFLFFIGSLIPFSKTDILLPQGVGLRNTVDLYGTVAGALNNILVVNIKFINIFIVPLLFVVGLCLFITFLLKTKLGQDFRAVGQDMHIARTAGIDVDKTRIIAIIYSTVLAAIGQVIYLQDIGTINTYNSHEQIGLFSIAALLVGGASVQKASIWNAIIGVILFHTLFVVAPSAGNRLFGQPQIGEFFREFMAYAVIAFALAMHGWRARKAKH from the coding sequence ATGGAAAAGAACGTGAAAAGCAGAATAAAATTAATCCTTCTGAGCAATATAGTTCCCATAGTTTTTTTTGTACTTACCTTGGGAGCTGTTATTGCAGCAAAGATTCCTCCTTTGTTCCTGATATCCGAAGTTGTTCGAAGACTTAGTAGAAATACATTCTTAGTCCTTGCACTTATAATACCAGTTATCGCGGGGCTTGGCTTGAATTTCGCGATAGTTTTGGGTGCTATGGCCGCTCAGGCTGCACTCTTTTTCGTTGTCGATTGGAACATTACTGGGGTAAAAGGCGTTTTATTGTCAATGGTTATTGCAAGTTTAATGTCAATCTTTCTTGGCTGGCTTGTTGGGATAACATTAAACAGAGCAAAAGGACGAGAGATGATAACATCCATGATTCTTGGGTTCTTTGCAAATGGTGTTTATCAACTTATATTTTTGTTCTTTATTGGTTCACTCATACCATTTTCAAAGACAGATATACTCTTACCACAAGGTGTTGGTTTGAGGAACACCGTAGATCTTTATGGGACAGTCGCTGGAGCGTTGAATAACATACTCGTTGTGAACATAAAGTTTATAAACATATTTATTGTCCCGCTTCTATTTGTAGTGGGGTTGTGTTTATTCATAACTTTCCTTTTGAAGACAAAACTTGGGCAGGACTTCAGAGCGGTTGGTCAGGATATGCACATTGCAAGGACTGCTGGTATTGATGTTGACAAAACGAGAATTATAGCAATCATTTACTCAACTGTACTTGCAGCTATTGGGCAGGTCATATATCTCCAAGACATAGGAACTATAAACACATACAATAGTCATGAGCAGATAGGTCTTTTCTCAATCGCTGCGCTTTTAGTTGGTGGTGCATCTGTTCAAAAAGCCTCCATTTGGAATGCGATAATTGGTGTAATACTTTTCCACACACTCTTTGTTGTTGCACCAAGCGCAGGCAACAGATTGTTCGGACAACCGCAGATAGGAGAGTTTTTCAGAGAATTTATGGCTTATGCTGTTATCGCATTTGCACTTGCAATGCATGGTTGGAGGGCAAGAAAGGCAAAACATTAA
- the sufC gene encoding Fe-S cluster assembly ATPase SufC, which produces MLLQVKDLVAKLRDEEKVILKGVNLEIGAGEVHAIMGPNGSGKSTLANVIMGNPKYEVISGDILFEGESILDLRTDERAQKGIMMTFQNPYEIEGVKLDQLLLIAYRKLHGEDKTFFQLDKEMKALLNEVGLPSEFLERFVNLGFSGGERKKGEILQARFLKPKLLILDEIDSGLDVDALRIVAEQINKLKEEGTSLLIITHYARILNYLDVDKVHVYVDGKIALTGDKSLAYEVEETGYAIVNGSADANSSK; this is translated from the coding sequence ATGCTGCTGCAAGTAAAAGATTTGGTTGCAAAACTGAGAGATGAAGAGAAAGTTATACTAAAAGGTGTAAATTTGGAAATAGGTGCAGGAGAAGTTCATGCGATAATGGGACCAAATGGGTCGGGTAAGTCAACGCTCGCGAATGTGATTATGGGCAATCCGAAATACGAAGTTATCTCTGGTGATATATTATTTGAAGGTGAATCAATACTTGATTTAAGAACAGACGAAAGAGCTCAAAAAGGTATAATGATGACATTCCAAAATCCTTATGAAATTGAAGGAGTTAAACTCGACCAGCTACTTTTAATTGCCTACCGTAAGCTGCACGGAGAGGATAAAACATTCTTCCAACTCGACAAAGAGATGAAAGCACTTTTGAACGAAGTTGGACTCCCCTCAGAATTCCTGGAAAGGTTTGTTAACCTTGGATTTTCGGGTGGAGAGAGGAAAAAAGGGGAAATATTACAGGCTAGATTTCTGAAACCGAAGCTTTTGATTTTGGACGAAATTGATTCGGGTCTCGATGTTGATGCGTTAAGAATTGTTGCAGAGCAGATTAATAAGCTAAAAGAGGAAGGCACTTCATTGTTGATAATCACACACTACGCAAGGATTTTGAATTATTTGGATGTGGATAAGGTTCATGTGTATGTCGATGGTAAGATAGCATTGACAGGTGATAAATCACTTGCATACGAGGTAGAAGAAACGGGATACGCGATAGTAAATGGCTCAGCTGATGCCAATTCATCCAAATAA
- a CDS encoding thermonuclease family protein, giving the protein MARKRQKQTASVGSILIAIVVALVLFFQSQGEYKKCYVVGVVDGDTLKVNLVGEEYKVRLIGVNTPETNHPVKHVEPYGPEAKAFTKKILTGRTVYLEFDVQEKDRYGRLLAYVWLEKPTQITDEEIRTKMFNAILLLEGYAQVMTVQPNVKYVDYFLQYQREAMESGKCLWGLVVYQKSKKKK; this is encoded by the coding sequence ATGGCTAGAAAACGTCAAAAACAAACTGCCTCAGTAGGCAGTATCCTAATTGCAATTGTTGTAGCACTTGTTCTGTTTTTCCAATCACAAGGTGAATACAAAAAGTGCTACGTTGTTGGAGTTGTTGATGGGGATACTTTAAAGGTAAATTTGGTGGGGGAAGAGTACAAAGTTAGACTCATAGGGGTTAACACACCAGAGACTAACCACCCTGTTAAACATGTTGAACCATACGGACCGGAAGCAAAAGCCTTTACAAAGAAAATACTAACAGGAAGAACAGTTTACTTAGAATTCGATGTCCAGGAAAAAGATAGATACGGAAGGCTACTTGCCTACGTTTGGCTTGAAAAACCGACTCAGATAACGGATGAAGAAATAAGAACGAAGATGTTCAATGCGATACTTCTTCTTGAAGGCTACGCACAAGTTATGACAGTTCAGCCAAATGTAAAGTATGTAGATTACTTTCTGCAATATCAACGCGAAGCAATGGAGTCTGGCAAATGTTTGTGGGGGCTTGTAGTTTATCAAAAAAGCAAGAAGAAAAAATAA
- a CDS encoding alpha/beta fold hydrolase — protein sequence MKDEFLTSDGTEIEYEYLNNCDVRDKTTSVVFLNGIFMHYESWKVFSKNLSQYIPMLFHDFRCQWGSGCAVDKECSFERHVEDLKELLDYLGIKKAKFIGTSYGGEVGMLFGATYPEYIDSMMIITSTARTDKVMESKALRWKDGAKSRSPEIFVNSWLSDVYSEGYINSINNLSQIIASRLTGFNYEGAERLLEAFLRLNDLNLLERIKKFEFPVLIISAEEDNIKPKRFSEEIYKQLKSALHLTIPNSGHAVVVEKPKEIGYLIKSFASGTI from the coding sequence ATGAAGGATGAATTCTTGACTTCTGATGGGACAGAGATTGAATACGAATACTTGAACAATTGTGATGTCAGAGATAAAACGACTTCAGTAGTCTTTTTGAATGGTATATTCATGCATTATGAAAGCTGGAAGGTTTTTTCAAAAAACCTTTCTCAATACATCCCAATGTTGTTTCACGATTTCCGCTGTCAATGGGGTTCTGGTTGTGCGGTAGATAAAGAATGTTCATTTGAAAGGCATGTGGAAGATTTGAAAGAGCTTTTAGATTACCTTGGCATTAAAAAGGCGAAATTTATTGGCACATCGTACGGTGGAGAAGTTGGTATGCTGTTTGGAGCGACATATCCAGAATACATAGATTCGATGATGATTATCACTTCTACAGCACGCACTGACAAAGTCATGGAAAGCAAAGCTTTGAGATGGAAAGATGGTGCCAAGAGCCGAAGCCCAGAAATTTTTGTCAACAGCTGGCTTTCGGATGTTTATAGCGAAGGGTATATAAATTCTATCAACAATCTATCTCAGATTATTGCCTCAAGACTCACAGGATTTAATTACGAAGGTGCTGAAAGACTGCTTGAGGCATTTCTCAGATTGAACGATCTAAACTTGCTCGAAAGAATCAAGAAGTTTGAATTTCCAGTTTTAATTATCTCAGCAGAAGAAGATAATATAAAACCGAAGAGATTTAGCGAAGAGATTTATAAACAACTTAAAAGCGCTCTCCATCTGACAATTCCAAATTCAGGACATGCAGTTGTAGTTGAAAAGCCGAAAGAGATTGGCTACCTGATTAAATCATTCGCGTCTGGAACGATATAG
- a CDS encoding tocopherol cyclase family protein — protein sequence MMNIWHPENFHGNKKNKFFEGWYFKQTSSQKDYVFAVIPGVSIGEDSHAFIQIIDNRNFSKYYRFKFEDFRFSNNPFSVSIDKNYFSLESLSLETEYIKANLYFRELKPWPVKLLSPGAMGFFGFFDFLECYHGILSFNHMVTGNVVVEGKNIDFENGNGYIEKDWGKSFPKSWIWASSNNFDNSDASFTLSIANVPFGRSYFVGFIIGFYLNGMIYQFTTYNGARIFNLRIEDNAIYLRVERGKLSIDIKMFKGGGSFLLAPRNGDMVGRIEESLNSNIEVTFKSNGSVLYAGKGINAGLEVVGDIIEDIRNSKSKRISLV from the coding sequence ATGATGAACATATGGCATCCAGAAAATTTTCATGGGAATAAGAAGAACAAGTTTTTTGAAGGTTGGTACTTTAAACAAACGTCTTCTCAAAAAGACTACGTTTTTGCAGTAATACCCGGAGTTTCAATTGGTGAAGATTCACACGCTTTTATTCAAATAATAGATAACAGAAATTTCTCAAAGTACTATAGATTTAAATTTGAAGATTTTAGATTTTCAAATAATCCCTTCTCGGTTTCTATCGATAAGAATTATTTCTCCTTAGAGAGTTTATCTTTGGAAACAGAATACATTAAAGCTAATCTGTATTTTCGAGAGTTAAAGCCGTGGCCCGTTAAACTTTTAAGCCCTGGAGCTATGGGTTTTTTTGGTTTTTTCGACTTCCTTGAGTGTTATCACGGAATTTTGAGCTTCAATCATATGGTAACAGGAAATGTTGTTGTCGAAGGGAAAAATATTGATTTCGAAAATGGCAACGGTTACATTGAAAAAGATTGGGGAAAGTCATTCCCAAAATCCTGGATATGGGCTTCTTCAAATAACTTTGATAATTCAGATGCTTCCTTTACACTTTCTATAGCTAACGTACCTTTTGGAAGGAGTTATTTCGTTGGTTTCATAATAGGCTTTTATCTAAATGGAATGATCTATCAATTTACTACTTACAACGGTGCAAGGATTTTCAATCTTCGCATAGAGGATAATGCAATTTATCTGCGTGTCGAAAGAGGCAAATTATCCATTGACATTAAAATGTTCAAAGGTGGTGGAAGTTTTCTTTTAGCACCAAGAAATGGAGATATGGTTGGCAGAATTGAGGAAAGTCTTAATTCGAATATAGAAGTAACTTTTAAATCTAATGGATCAGTTCTTTATGCTGGAAAGGGAATAAATGCCGGTTTGGAAGTTGTCGGCGATATTATAGAAGATATTAGAAATAGCAAAAGTAAAAGAATATCTCTCGTTTAG
- a CDS encoding IS1/IS1595 family N-terminal zinc-binding domain-containing protein, with the protein MNNSTLSCPKCGSTSLYKNGHDKYGNQQFLCKLCHHSFKLSHSHKRKNFPFPYPKCTSCDRSKVFV; encoded by the coding sequence ATGAACAACTCAACGCTCTCTTGTCCAAAATGCGGTTCCACCAGCTTGTACAAAAACGGTCATGACAAATACGGTAACCAACAATTCCTTTGCAAACTCTGCCATCATTCTTTCAAACTTTCCCATTCTCACAAACGCAAAAACTTCCCTTTCCCTTATCCCAAATGCACTTCTTGTGATAGGTCTAAGGTCTTTGTGTAG
- a CDS encoding ABC transporter permease subunit yields the protein MGETMDIKSLVNQIFKRVDLPILVIVLFLLSLFVLAAFTTVSIPGLISDSLVRIGMNGVLVLAMLPTIRAGIGPNFGLPVGIIGGLLGMLIVMENQIIGPMGFFVSIAISIGFNLIFGWIYAWLLDKVRGQEMMVETYVGYSIVAFMSIMWLVLPFKNPEMIWAIGGVGLRYTLTLQGYFDKVLNNFLRFRILGDLYFPTGLILFFALMCFIIYLFFRTRAGLSIDLVGQNEMYAISSGVNPRTARRNAVILSTVLAGIGIIVYAQSYGFVQLYQAPLFMTFPAVASILIGGASIRRATITNVVMGTVIFQTLLTVALPVLSQVTRGDITEVMRLIVSNGMILYALTRAPKEAN from the coding sequence ATGGGTGAGACTATGGATATAAAGAGCTTAGTTAATCAGATTTTTAAGAGAGTAGACTTACCAATATTAGTCATCGTCCTTTTCTTGTTATCTTTGTTTGTTTTGGCTGCATTTACTACAGTTTCAATACCAGGATTGATAAGCGATTCATTGGTGAGAATTGGTATGAATGGTGTATTGGTTCTTGCCATGCTTCCAACAATTAGAGCAGGTATAGGTCCGAATTTTGGATTGCCGGTAGGTATTATTGGTGGGTTGTTGGGAATGCTTATTGTTATGGAAAACCAAATAATAGGACCTATGGGATTTTTTGTGTCAATCGCTATTTCGATAGGCTTTAACCTTATTTTTGGTTGGATATACGCTTGGTTGCTTGATAAAGTGCGCGGTCAAGAAATGATGGTTGAAACATACGTTGGATACTCAATAGTTGCGTTTATGTCCATTATGTGGCTTGTACTTCCTTTTAAAAACCCAGAGATGATATGGGCTATTGGTGGTGTGGGATTGAGATATACACTAACACTTCAGGGATACTTTGATAAAGTCTTGAACAACTTTCTAAGGTTTAGAATCCTTGGAGACCTATACTTTCCTACAGGTTTGATACTGTTCTTTGCCTTGATGTGTTTCATTATATACTTGTTCTTCAGAACACGGGCAGGATTGTCTATCGATTTGGTAGGTCAAAACGAAATGTACGCGATTAGTTCCGGTGTAAATCCAAGAACTGCACGAAGAAATGCAGTTATCCTCTCAACTGTTTTGGCAGGTATAGGTATCATCGTTTATGCTCAAAGTTATGGTTTTGTGCAGCTTTACCAGGCACCTTTGTTTATGACATTTCCCGCAGTTGCTTCGATTCTAATAGGTGGTGCTTCAATAAGGCGAGCTACTATAACAAACGTTGTAATGGGAACAGTAATCTTTCAAACCCTTCTGACAGTCGCGTTGCCAGTGCTGAGCCAAGTAACACGTGGAGATATCACCGAGGTTATGAGACTCATAGTCAGTAACGGTATGATACTCTACGCACTGACACGTGCACCAAAGGAGGCAAACTGA
- a CDS encoding sugar ABC transporter ATP-binding protein: MKTVLEMRNISKFYYGNQVLKNVSISVGEGEILGLVGENGAGKSTLMNILFGMPVIHSTGGFEGEIIFEGQKVDIDSPSKAMELGIGMVHQEFMLLPGFTVTENIKLNREITKPNLVSKILGTKGKRLETLDIQAMRKDARQALDTIKMHSIDEMEYVASLPVAHKQFVEIAREIDKKTLKLLVLDEPTAVLTESEAENLLNIIRLLSEKGISIIFISHRLHEILEVAHRIVILRDGQVVAEGRKEEFTVYQIAEKMVGRKIENVQLPPRKKEISENNVIMSIKHLKVHMPGEEVKDFSIDIREGEILGIGGLAGQGKLGIANGVFGLYLSEGDVTYMGRPYQLNSTMYALKSGIVYVSEDRRGVGLLLDESVEMNIVATAITAFGMFTKKFLGFTVYDRKAIRQHAEKLIKELDIRCKGPTQPVRRLSGGNQQKVCLARAFTLSPKLLFVSEPTRGIDVGAKKLVLDYLVKLNREHGITIVLTSSELAELKSICDRIAIVAEGKLAAVLPPTAPDVEFGLAMAGELKEVKVNG; encoded by the coding sequence ATGAAAACTGTCTTAGAGATGAGGAATATTTCAAAGTTTTACTACGGGAACCAGGTCTTGAAGAACGTTTCTATCTCAGTTGGAGAAGGTGAGATACTTGGATTGGTAGGTGAAAACGGAGCGGGTAAATCAACGCTCATGAACATTCTTTTTGGAATGCCGGTTATACATTCCACAGGAGGATTCGAAGGAGAAATTATCTTCGAAGGGCAAAAAGTTGATATAGATTCTCCATCGAAAGCTATGGAACTTGGAATAGGAATGGTCCACCAGGAATTTATGCTACTTCCTGGATTTACTGTGACAGAGAATATAAAACTCAACAGAGAAATTACCAAACCTAACCTGGTCAGTAAGATATTAGGGACAAAGGGAAAAAGACTCGAAACTTTAGATATCCAGGCAATGCGAAAAGATGCGCGCCAAGCACTTGATACCATTAAGATGCATTCAATTGATGAGATGGAATACGTTGCTTCATTACCTGTTGCTCACAAACAATTTGTCGAAATAGCACGCGAAATTGACAAAAAAACATTGAAGCTCCTTGTATTAGATGAACCTACCGCTGTCTTAACTGAATCTGAGGCGGAGAATTTGCTGAACATTATCAGGTTGCTTTCCGAAAAAGGTATTTCTATAATTTTTATCTCACACCGTCTGCATGAAATACTCGAAGTGGCACATAGGATAGTTATACTCAGGGATGGGCAAGTTGTTGCCGAGGGTAGGAAAGAAGAATTTACGGTCTACCAAATCGCAGAAAAAATGGTTGGTCGAAAGATAGAAAATGTTCAACTCCCGCCAAGAAAGAAAGAGATAAGTGAAAATAATGTAATAATGTCGATAAAGCATTTGAAAGTTCATATGCCTGGTGAAGAAGTTAAAGATTTCTCTATTGATATTAGAGAAGGGGAAATCTTGGGAATTGGAGGATTGGCCGGCCAGGGCAAGCTTGGAATTGCGAACGGTGTCTTTGGACTCTACCTTTCCGAAGGCGATGTAACTTATATGGGAAGACCTTATCAGCTAAATTCTACGATGTATGCATTGAAGAGTGGTATTGTTTATGTTTCAGAAGACCGAAGGGGTGTCGGTTTATTACTTGACGAGTCTGTGGAAATGAACATAGTTGCAACCGCTATCACAGCATTTGGAATGTTTACAAAGAAATTCTTGGGCTTTACTGTATACGATAGAAAAGCTATTAGACAACATGCAGAGAAGTTGATAAAAGAGTTGGACATTCGTTGCAAAGGACCTACACAACCTGTTAGAAGACTGAGCGGTGGTAATCAACAAAAGGTTTGCCTTGCACGTGCGTTTACATTGAGTCCAAAACTCTTGTTTGTCTCAGAACCAACACGAGGAATAGATGTCGGTGCAAAAAAACTTGTGCTCGATTATCTAGTGAAGCTCAACAGGGAGCATGGAATTACCATCGTACTTACCTCAAGCGAACTGGCAGAGCTCAAGTCTATATGTGACAGAATAGCAATTGTTGCCGAAGGTAAGCTCGCTGCAGTACTACCACCCACAGCTCCAGATGTCGAATTTGGTTTAGCTATGGCTGGCGAGTTAAAGGAGGTAAAAGTAAATGGGTGA
- a CDS encoding DUF3798 domain-containing protein, whose product MKKLAVLLVVVLFITSLYAALGFKIGVVTGTVSQGEDEYRGAENVVKKYGKEIIHVTYPDKFMQEQETTIARIVELAYDPQVKAIVICQGVPGTTAAIRRVKEMRKDIVFVVGVPHEDPAVISSAADVILEVDTPGRGKTIVELAKKMGVETIIHYSFPRHMSYKLLAERKDIMEKTAKEMGINFVFVSAPDPLGEQGLTGAQQFILEDVPRQLAKYGPKTGFFSTNCGMQEPLQKAILKHGGYYLEPCCPSPTHGFPGTLGIKIPEDKKGDMTYILRVVNQKIIEMGGAGRFATWPVPMNMLFVEAGVEIAKALVQKKVSPTNLNGIKLIVTEEAKKKYPKAELQVRTLDPYKNYYMFIHKSVIFGVDKF is encoded by the coding sequence ATGAAGAAACTGGCGGTATTGCTTGTGGTTGTTCTATTCATAACTTCTCTTTACGCTGCACTTGGTTTCAAGATAGGTGTTGTTACGGGAACTGTTTCACAAGGTGAGGACGAGTACAGAGGTGCGGAAAACGTTGTTAAAAAATACGGTAAAGAAATTATTCACGTAACCTATCCAGACAAGTTCATGCAAGAACAAGAAACAACGATTGCAAGAATCGTAGAACTTGCTTACGATCCACAAGTCAAAGCGATAGTTATTTGTCAAGGTGTTCCTGGCACAACTGCAGCCATTAGAAGGGTTAAGGAAATGAGAAAAGATATTGTCTTTGTTGTTGGTGTTCCACATGAAGACCCAGCGGTTATTTCTTCTGCAGCAGACGTTATACTCGAAGTTGACACACCTGGCCGTGGAAAGACAATTGTAGAACTTGCAAAGAAGATGGGTGTTGAAACGATTATTCACTATTCCTTCCCGAGACACATGAGCTATAAACTACTTGCTGAAAGAAAAGATATCATGGAAAAGACAGCTAAGGAAATGGGCATCAACTTCGTGTTTGTTTCTGCTCCAGACCCACTTGGTGAGCAAGGTCTTACTGGTGCACAGCAGTTTATACTTGAAGACGTTCCAAGACAACTTGCAAAATATGGTCCAAAGACTGGATTTTTCTCAACAAACTGTGGTATGCAAGAACCACTCCAAAAAGCAATTCTCAAACACGGTGGTTATTATCTCGAACCATGCTGTCCATCCCCAACGCACGGGTTCCCAGGAACACTTGGAATTAAGATACCAGAAGATAAGAAAGGCGATATGACATATATACTTAGGGTTGTAAACCAAAAAATCATAGAAATGGGCGGTGCGGGCAGATTCGCAACTTGGCCAGTTCCAATGAACATGCTCTTTGTTGAGGCTGGAGTAGAGATTGCTAAAGCCTTGGTCCAGAAAAAAGTTAGCCCAACTAATCTCAACGGTATAAAACTTATCGTAACAGAAGAAGCAAAGAAGAAGTATCCAAAAGCTGAATTACAGGTTAGAACTCTTGATCCTTACAAGAACTACTACATGTTCATACACAAATCAGTTATCTTTGGAGTTGACAAATTCTAA
- a CDS encoding extracellular solute-binding protein, which produces MKKFLLFAFVIVVFSVFFLLSSCNKSNVLRIYNWADYIPEEVIQQFEKEYNCKVIYDTFASNEEMFAKIKSGGTGYDIVFPSGDHVKMMINEGLLEKLDLSKIPNFKNIDPIVLSKTTYDPNHEYSVPYMMGTTGLIVNKKYLKDYEKSWSIYERADLKGKMTLLDDMREVFGAALKYLGYSVNTTNPDEIEQAKQVILKWKENIVKFDATTYAQGVVNGEFWVVHGYPENVFQLIPEEDLENFEFFVPKEGGTLWIDNMVILKDAKNKDLAYKFINFILRPEIAAQISDYLMIPSPITDAQKYKKVEPLYTLDELSNCEIIDYIGEHIDLYNKAWEEIIK; this is translated from the coding sequence ATGAAAAAATTCTTGTTGTTTGCCTTTGTGATTGTGGTTTTTTCGGTATTCTTCTTACTTTCTTCATGCAACAAATCAAATGTTTTGCGCATCTACAACTGGGCAGATTATATTCCTGAGGAAGTTATCCAACAATTTGAGAAAGAGTACAACTGTAAGGTCATTTACGACACGTTTGCATCAAATGAAGAGATGTTTGCAAAGATTAAATCGGGCGGAACAGGATACGACATAGTTTTTCCCTCAGGTGACCACGTTAAAATGATGATTAATGAAGGACTTTTGGAAAAACTTGACTTAAGCAAAATACCAAATTTCAAAAATATCGACCCTATCGTCTTATCTAAAACAACATACGACCCGAATCACGAATATTCAGTCCCGTATATGATGGGTACCACAGGTTTGATAGTGAACAAAAAATACCTCAAAGATTACGAAAAATCTTGGAGTATATATGAACGTGCTGATTTGAAAGGCAAAATGACACTCCTTGATGATATGCGCGAAGTTTTTGGAGCAGCGTTAAAATACCTTGGATATTCGGTGAACACAACAAATCCAGACGAAATCGAACAAGCAAAGCAAGTCATATTGAAATGGAAAGAAAATATCGTCAAATTTGATGCAACAACTTATGCACAAGGTGTTGTGAATGGGGAATTCTGGGTTGTGCACGGATATCCTGAGAACGTGTTCCAACTGATTCCTGAAGAAGATTTAGAGAATTTTGAGTTCTTTGTTCCAAAGGAAGGTGGAACACTCTGGATTGACAACATGGTAATTCTAAAGGATGCCAAAAACAAGGACCTGGCATACAAATTTATAAACTTCATTCTGAGACCAGAAATTGCAGCTCAGATATCTGACTATTTGATGATACCATCTCCTATCACCGATGCACAAAAATATAAAAAAGTTGAGCCACTCTACACGCTCGACGAACTTAGTAACTGCGAGATAATAGATTACATTGGAGAACACATTGATCTGTACAACAAAGCCTGGGAAGAGATAATCAAATAA